The window ACTCCAGCAGGCAGGTGGCAATGGCAGTCTAGCGATTGAAATTGCCAAGAGTCAACTTGGAACAGATATTATCGACCAACTTTCGGAACTTGGCTTTAGTTTAATCAGTTCATCGATTGAAGGCCCTTATATGTACGGCGACCCACACCCCGGTAACATAATTTTCATGCGCGATGGCCGAGTCGGTATTATCGATTTTGGAGTTATTTTGCCTCAAGTGGTCAACCCTTACGATCTTTATGATGTCCTAGCTAACGAAGGTCTAATGAACTACGACCATAACGCATCGACAAACATAGCCGAACATATACTCAAAGTTTTCAGACTCTATAACCCAAAAATATATCGGGCTTTAGAGCGGCTCGACAAAGACATTAAGTCGACCAGCTTACTACAAGAACTAGTCGAGCTCGTAGACCGGATTATCGAACCGTCAAAAAATATGATTCGCAATAGCTACAACCGTGGCTTAGGTATACCTACGCGAGTAATTATGGACGCCTTGAACGGCAAGGATCAAAACAATCGTTTTGGGCTGATGGCATACGAGCCAACTGCTAGATTAGCTCGCGCCCAGTCCCAGTTTTGGAATGCCGCCGAACAGTTAGGTCTAATCCGAGAAACATCGGTAGAGGTTCATCGCAAATTGCGTGAAAAGTTTAACAATATTATCGATAGCTTCAAAAAAGAAGAGTCTATGAGTTTTTCGGAAGCCAGTGAAATAATTAACGACTGGTTTACCGAGTTAATGCAGCGCGATCCATTGCTATTTAGGGAACTATTTGCTAAAATACGTAAAACATTGCAAGAATACGAAAAGGAGCCAAGTAATGCTTAAAGATTTTCTACTGTTCATCAAATACCCCTACACTGCAGGGATCATTGCGATTATTTGGCTTGGTTCGGCAGCATTTATAGCACTCGACAAGCAACTAAACCTGATCGATGTTGTGATTATCGATATGGTCGTCAGCGTAATTATTGCTGGCTTTGGCTTCCGCGGCAAAAAAGAGATGTAAATATATGGCAAAGACTAAGGATTTTGTTCGAGCAGAACTAATTGATGCTCTGACTTTAGATCATGTTGATGCAGATGACTTGATCGAAGAATGCCTTAGGCTAGAGCATATCCTAGCCAAGCTCAACCCAGATCTTTGGCCAGATCTTTATGAATCACTCGAGCAACTTGGATATATATATTACAACTCATACGACTTTTCCCAACCACAGACCTATAGTCCCCTAGCACTAGAAGAAATACTTGGCATAACAGACCCAGATCTAGCCTACGACAAAGCGCGCAGAGTATGTCTTACTAGCTTTCACCGAGACGCACTCCCAAAGTTGATCGGGTCTAGACCAGACTTTTTAATCGCAAAAATGGTTACGGCTGGAGAAATAAGAATTATCGTTGGCGACGATCCAAACGCAAACGAAAGCAGTGCTGCAAATGTCGTGATTCATCCGCGACACACCGTTAGACTAGTTGAAGATGGAGTAGTAGATCCGAAAGTCTTGCCTAGCAAGTTTACTCAAGCCATTGTCGGCGCAGGTGAAGTGATCATAATGGACCCTGCTTTAATGCATACTGTAATTACCACAGGTGTTGGCGACGAAGGTTCAAGACAAAGTACCTCTAACTTTTTCCGGATGAGTAGGTAGGGTTTGTGAGTATGTTCGTCAAACCGAACCCAATCGAGGCAAGCGTAAGATCAAATCTAACCCAAGGAGGTCTTTTGATTGTTAGAGAAGGGCTAGATGGAATTGATGCGTTAACAGGGCATCTTGGTGAAACATCCGTGACTGAATGGACAGGAGATTTCACCGCTCCGCATATTGACTACATCGGCCCACCAAGCATAGAGCAAATGGTAGTATATGCTGTTCACGTTGGAAGTGTTATTTTTGGACAATCACTAAGCTCTACGTCCGATGATAATTTTGATAAATACACCCATGGCGAAGTCCTGGCTCTACTCGAAGCTGGTGAGCAGATAACTGCCAGCACCCTGTGTGGATCGGGTATTTATCAGGTTGTTAAACTCAACCGGGGTGATTGTGTTGTATTCAACGCCGCACGACTACACGCCGTAGCAAACCCCGACCCCACAAAACCCAGATGCTGCAGAACTCATGCGAGTAAAGCTTATGAAAGACAACAACTTTCAAATCTAGGTATCAATCTATTCTAATTTAAGAGTTTCTGGATCTGAGTTATCGAGTCTGATTTACTTGCAGACTTGGTCTCAATTAATACCGCGTTCAGTTGCCATGGTTTGCTTTGGTCTAGCTCGTTCTTAGTCTGAACGTTGTCTTTCCAGCGGGGGATCACACTATCTAAACTCACACCCAAACTACTATGTAAGTTACCGCACATGCCGACATCAGTGATGTGGGCGGTGCCGTTTGGTAAAATCATCGCATCGGCAGTTGGCACATGCCAGTGGTCGCCAACAATTGCGCTCACCTTGCCATCTAGGTAGTAGCCAATGATCCGCTTCTCACTCGAGTAGTCACCATGAAAGTTCACGATAATTGCGTCGGGTGTACGCTTAGCTAGCTCTTCATCCAAGATCTCATCAATCATAGTTAGCGGATTACCGACACCAGGTAATGGTTTGCCCACCGTTTGGCCAAGCAAACTTACGAACATTATCTTCTTGCCATTCTTTTCCAAGAATTTGGCACTTGGTCCAGTGTAGGCTTCGAAGTTGGCGGGGCCAATGATTGGCTCGGCTGGGTTTTCGAGCTGCGGGCGAATTGCATCGTCAAATGGTGTCCAGTTGCCGCCAGTAAAGAAATCTACGCCGGCTTGTTGTAGCCTACGAACGTCATCGAGCTTCATGCCGCGACCATTGCTTAGGTTCTCGCCCTGAGCTACAACCACATCAGGTTCGTATTGTTCTTTTAGTTCTGGCAAATAATGCAGCAGTACTTCTTGCCCAGCACTCCCCATAACATCCCCAAAATATAGAATCTTCATACTATTATCCTAACAAAAGTCGTCGATTTTGCTATTTGGCGAATTCGATAGCCCGAGTTTCGCGGATCACGTTTACCTTAATCGTGCCCGGGTACTGCATAGTCGACTCAATTTTAGTGGCTATATCACGAGCAACTTTGATACTTTGCAGATCATCGAGGTCTTGTGGTTTAACAAAAATCCGAATTTCGCGACCGGCACTAATTGCATAGCTCTTTTCGATACCAGGAAAACTATTGGCAACATTTTCGAGATCCTTCATACGCTCGATAAAGTTTTCGGCACTAATGTTGCGTGCACCAGGACGAGCGGCACTAACAGCATCGACTACTCGAACCACCATGGCTTCGATTGTAGTAGCCTCGACATCGTCGTGGTGAGCTTCGGCAGCATGAGCTATTTCTTCTGGAACACCATACTTACGTAGCATTTCACCACTCAAATGATGGTGCTTGCCTTCCATCTTATGGGTCAATGATTTACCTAGATCGTGTACAAGAGCTGCATATTTACAGATTTTTACATCGGCGCCGATTTGCTCGGCAAGCACACCAGCAATCTGAGCCATTTCTACACTATGCTTTAGAACATTTTGACCATAGCTAGTCCTAAAACGAAGTTCACCAAGCAACTGCAAGACTTCTTTTGGTATACCGACAATGCCCACTTCGCGGGCGGCATCTTCGGCAGCTTTCGTAACATCCTTCTGAACCTGCACCTGAGCTTTCTCAACTACTTCTTCGATACGGCCAGGATGGATTCGACCATCTTTCATAAGCATCTCGAGTGCTTGGCGAGCTACTTCGCGACGTACAGGGTCGAAACAGCTTAAGATAATCATGCCTGGCGTATCGTCGACCAAGATGTCCACACCTGTGGCTCGTTGTAGCGATTGAATGTTCCGACCCTCTTTGCCGATGATTCGGCCCTTCATGTCTTCGTCTTCGAGTTTGACGGCAGTGATTGTTCGTTCGGCAGTTACTTCGCTAGCCATCCGCTCCATCGCTCCGACCAATACGGCGGCTGCATTTTCGTCTGCCTGATCACGAGCTTCATTCTGCAACTTTGCTACAAGGCCTTTAAGATCTTCACGGATATCGCGCTCGGTCATTTCCATTAGTTTATCGGCAGCTTCAGATTTTTTGAGCTTTGCGATTTTTTCGAGCTTTTCTTGTTGTTTGGTCCGAATATCACGAATGGCATCCTTGAGTTCGGTTATCTCGACTTCTTCTTTGCGAAGTTTCTCGGTTCTTTTATCAAGCTCGTCGAGCTTCTTGTCGAGATTGCTTTCGCGCTCTACCAGACGTTCTTCGAGCGCAGAGATATCTTTACGGCGTTTAGTTTCTTCTTTGCGTACTTCGTCTAAAATGCGGTGTTGCTCTTCTTTGGCATCACTCAATAGTTTGTCGGCCTCTTTTTTAGCCTTATCGAGCCTTTTATCGGCTTCTTGCTGAACCGAACCTAATTTTTTCTTTGACTGTGCCTGACTTGCTCCAAATCCAGCAGCAACGCCAACAAGCGCCAATACAATGGTAATTGGTTCCATATCCTACCTACTTTCTATTTTGCGGCAAAAATAGCGCATCAAGAAAATCGCTATCACTTCTCTATTTCTTGACTCTCGCAGTTGCCAATAAATTTATCAAAATTTTAGAACCCGCGATTCTACGGACTAATCCACACTCACCAGATTCTACTTATAATATAGTCCTGTTTAGCACGATTGCAAAATTTATTTTCGAGGTTGGGTTATGCGAGCTTCGCGACCGTAAAATGGTTTGACAATTTTCTGGTCTTGACCAGCTTCGAGCTTGGCGACTGCCAGAGTTTGCCAAGCATCACCCTGCTCGCCAACAATTGGTACATTTAGTCCGTAAGCTAGGGTGTTGGCCACGGTTATGCCTATGCGTAAGCCAGTAAAGCTGCCTGGGCCTTCGAACACGCCAATACCCTCGATGCTTGTGTAGCTCAAACCTTGAGCATCTAGTAATTCTTTTATCTTGAGTAAGATTGTATCGGAAAGTTCGCGGTGGGCTCTCCAAATAACGCTCTGGTCGTTCAGATACAATTCGGACTCGGGCTTATCGGTGCGAATTAGTAAGATGTTCTTCATGCTATGCCCTCGGTCAAATAGCTAAGTTCCGCGGGGCAAATAAACTCAAATTCACGCTGGTTCTCGCTTGGGGCAGTGATTTTGATTTGCAACCGCTGCTTGGGTAACAGGTCTTGTACCAGTCCTGCCCACTCGATAATTACTAGGTCTTCGCCGGCTTGCACAACTTCGTCGAATTCGTCGCTCATAATCCCGGCTTCTTCTAGACGGTAGAAGTCGAAATGGTGGACCTCGAAGTTCGGACAATAGTAAATATTTTCGATTGTAAAACTTGGACTGCTCACCATATCTGCACTGCCAAGTGCAGCTAGCAAGAATTTGGTAAAGGTAGTTTTTCCGCCACCAACATCGCTAGCCAGCTCGATCACCTCGTTACCACGAATATTAGCAGCTAGTTTATTTGCTAGTTGCTCGGTTTGTGCGGTACTGCCAGATTTTATGCGCAATGTCGCGTCGGTACTCATAACCCGAATATAATAGCGTAGCTAGCCCCAGCCCACCAACCATAAGCCAAGAAGTCAGACTGCTTTCGATCTTTGGTGGCTCTCGGTAAACGCTCGAAAATTGACTCGAGTTAGAACTTTCTGTGTCATTCGTTGCTTGATTAACGATCTCGACAAGTTCGTTTTTGGTAGCTGGAGTAGGTAAACTCGTCCACTGCCAAACGCCGTCGATAAGTGCATAAGACTCGCCTGTTTCTGCCTCATCATACGTAACTACATCACCCCATTGTTCCCCATTAGGCAATAGTAGACGTGCCGCTCCACCAGAATTGCTTAGAGTTAAGCTGGTATCCTTGGAATAAAGCACGATGTATTCGCCTGGACCAATTGAACCAGACGAGAAAGTGTGGCTGTACGAAAAATTACTTCCTGTTTGGACAATCAAGCCTCTTAGATCAATCTTACTGTTATTCGGGTTGTAGAGTTCTATGAACTCTCCCTCAGAATCCTTAACTGGGCTGG of the Candidatus Nomurabacteria bacterium genome contains:
- a CDS encoding AarF/ABC1/UbiB kinase family protein — protein: MMRSNRQSDQSSGFTRTKRVLGLTLGVSWLSFRNQKYKASEKLVQGLQELGGIYTKFLQILVNLMPDFPGVTDDIRHNVFSKPSYQDVDVIDALGSNLDANDLMRISQIQNQPFASGSFAQVYEALLDNQMPVIIKILRPHIRRQLKTDLRLLAVLARLAQPLIRSDIVSTVRLYKDYKRTVMQEISYRKEVESALLMAEEYAGNTKIVIPTTYTELCTPEIIVQEKLEGISLSSLLQQAGGNGSLAIEIAKSQLGTDIIDQLSELGFSLISSSIEGPYMYGDPHPGNIIFMRDGRVGIIDFGVILPQVVNPYDLYDVLANEGLMNYDHNASTNIAEHILKVFRLYNPKIYRALERLDKDIKSTSLLQELVELVDRIIEPSKNMIRNSYNRGLGIPTRVIMDALNGKDQNNRFGLMAYEPTARLARAQSQFWNAAEQLGLIRETSVEVHRKLREKFNNIIDSFKKEESMSFSEASEIINDWFTELMQRDPLLFRELFAKIRKTLQEYEKEPSNA
- a CDS encoding YmdB family metallophosphoesterase, with translation MKILYFGDVMGSAGQEVLLHYLPELKEQYEPDVVVAQGENLSNGRGMKLDDVRRLQQAGVDFFTGGNWTPFDDAIRPQLENPAEPIIGPANFEAYTGPSAKFLEKNGKKIMFVSLLGQTVGKPLPGVGNPLTMIDEILDEELAKRTPDAIIVNFHGDYSSEKRIIGYYLDGKVSAIVGDHWHVPTADAMILPNGTAHITDVGMCGNLHSSLGVSLDSVIPRWKDNVQTKNELDQSKPWQLNAVLIETKSASKSDSITQIQKLLN
- the rny gene encoding ribonuclease Y: MEPITIVLALVGVAAGFGASQAQSKKKLGSVQQEADKRLDKAKKEADKLLSDAKEEQHRILDEVRKEETKRRKDISALEERLVERESNLDKKLDELDKRTEKLRKEEVEITELKDAIRDIRTKQQEKLEKIAKLKKSEAADKLMEMTERDIREDLKGLVAKLQNEARDQADENAAAVLVGAMERMASEVTAERTITAVKLEDEDMKGRIIGKEGRNIQSLQRATGVDILVDDTPGMIILSCFDPVRREVARQALEMLMKDGRIHPGRIEEVVEKAQVQVQKDVTKAAEDAAREVGIVGIPKEVLQLLGELRFRTSYGQNVLKHSVEMAQIAGVLAEQIGADVKICKYAALVHDLGKSLTHKMEGKHHHLSGEMLRKYGVPEEIAHAAEAHHDDVEATTIEAMVVRVVDAVSAARPGARNISAENFIERMKDLENVANSFPGIEKSYAISAGREIRIFVKPQDLDDLQSIKVARDIATKIESTMQYPGTIKVNVIRETRAIEFAK
- the tsaB gene encoding tRNA (adenosine(37)-N6)-threonylcarbamoyltransferase complex dimerization subunit type 1 TsaB translates to MKNILLIRTDKPESELYLNDQSVIWRAHRELSDTILLKIKELLDAQGLSYTSIEGIGVFEGPGSFTGLRIGITVANTLAYGLNVPIVGEQGDAWQTLAVAKLEAGQDQKIVKPFYGREARITQPRK
- the tsaE gene encoding tRNA (adenosine(37)-N6)-threonylcarbamoyltransferase complex ATPase subunit type 1 TsaE, encoding MSTDATLRIKSGSTAQTEQLANKLAANIRGNEVIELASDVGGGKTTFTKFLLAALGSADMVSSPSFTIENIYYCPNFEVHHFDFYRLEEAGIMSDEFDEVVQAGEDLVIIEWAGLVQDLLPKQRLQIKITAPSENQREFEFICPAELSYLTEGIA